The following coding sequences lie in one Armatimonadota bacterium genomic window:
- a CDS encoding phosphoribosylaminoimidazolesuccinocarboxamide synthase yields MQELLHSSVPGLAAPRTGKVRDVYDLGSEVLIVATDRISAFDAVMENGIPQKGCILNQMSAFWFEKLHDICPNHMISIASADIQSRLPSPVFALNGRSMVAKKARTIPVECVARGYLCGSLFKEYKAQGGNIHGFHLEEGLLDSSRLPEPIFSPATKAEEGHDENISFQKVVDLLGSEVANLLRDWTLQLYAAAAAHAASKGLILADTKFEFGESEEGIILIDEALTPDSSRYWDSSLYSPGKSQPSFDKQFVRDYLETSGWDKTPPGPLLPAGVVSKTREKYVEAFVKIVGKEPDLA; encoded by the coding sequence ATGCAGGAACTTCTTCATTCATCGGTGCCTGGCTTGGCGGCTCCGCGCACCGGAAAGGTCCGAGACGTTTATGACCTTGGATCGGAGGTTCTGATCGTGGCGACGGACCGAATTTCGGCGTTCGACGCGGTGATGGAGAACGGGATTCCGCAGAAGGGGTGCATTCTCAACCAGATGAGCGCGTTCTGGTTCGAAAAACTGCACGATATTTGCCCGAACCATATGATTTCGATTGCGTCGGCGGATATCCAAAGCCGACTACCTTCGCCCGTTTTTGCCCTGAACGGGCGGTCGATGGTGGCGAAGAAGGCGCGGACGATCCCGGTTGAATGCGTGGCGCGGGGTTACCTGTGCGGGTCGCTGTTTAAGGAGTACAAGGCGCAGGGCGGGAACATTCATGGGTTCCACTTGGAAGAAGGTCTGCTGGACTCCTCGCGGTTGCCCGAGCCGATTTTTTCGCCCGCGACGAAGGCGGAAGAGGGACACGACGAAAACATCAGTTTTCAGAAAGTGGTGGACCTGTTGGGCTCGGAGGTGGCGAACCTCCTGCGAGATTGGACGCTTCAGCTTTACGCGGCGGCGGCGGCGCACGCGGCATCGAAGGGCTTGATTTTGGCGGATACGAAGTTTGAGTTTGGGGAGTCGGAAGAGGGAATCATTTTGATCGACGAGGCGCTCACGCCGGATAGCTCGCGGTATTGGGATTCCTCGCTTTACAGCCCGGGCAAGAGCCAGCCAAGCTTTGACAAGCAGTTTGTGCGGGACTATTTGGAGACGTCGGGTTGGGACAAAACTCCGCCCGGACCGCTTTTGCCTGCGGGCGTGGTCT
- the coaD gene encoding pantetheine-phosphate adenylyltransferase, producing the protein MKLVAIYPGTFDPPTFGHADLIERAHALFDHVIVAVGKNSSKEPLLTIEERVSVLEEISQPYKNVTVEAFEGLLVDFAKAKGAKSIVRGLRAVADFEYEFQIAMVNRKLNPEVDSVFLMTRWEYSYLSSSVVREVAKLGGDVSVLVPGPVLPVLEMAAKRSGSKL; encoded by the coding sequence ATGAAACTCGTCGCGATCTATCCGGGCACCTTTGATCCGCCCACCTTTGGTCATGCCGACCTGATCGAGCGGGCTCATGCTCTGTTCGACCATGTGATTGTGGCGGTGGGCAAGAACTCGTCAAAGGAGCCGCTTTTGACCATTGAGGAGCGGGTGTCGGTGCTGGAGGAGATCTCGCAGCCATACAAGAACGTGACGGTCGAAGCCTTCGAGGGGTTGTTGGTGGACTTTGCGAAGGCAAAGGGGGCGAAGTCGATCGTACGCGGCCTACGGGCGGTGGCGGATTTTGAGTATGAATTTCAGATCGCAATGGTCAATCGAAAGCTGAATCCCGAGGTGGATTCGGTGTTCCTGATGACGCGGTGGGAATATAGCTATCTGAGTTCTTCGGTCGTACGCGAGGTGGCGAAACTCGGTGGCGACGTGAGCGTTTTGGTACCGGGGCCGGTTTTGCCTGTTCTGGAGATGGCGGCGAAGAGGTCGGGAAGTAAGCTTTAG
- a CDS encoding DUF2071 domain-containing protein: MLQTWHDLVFLHARVPVERLQALVPSSLTVEEFDGSAWLGFVPFSMSSIRPPWFPAIPWLSAFHETNLRTYVTHPEHGPGVWFFSLEAARYLACLFARLAFRLPYFHASMSGDAYRYEGRRRGFQLLPNLPFSMSELQSYAVEARRTGEWREATPETFEFWLVERYRLYSGGEALTTAQVHHEPYMVADGAVDNLEIAGLEPQFGTLDFSSVLVAKTLNVQCFAPQRVRSS, from the coding sequence ATGCTTCAGACCTGGCACGACCTGGTGTTTCTGCACGCGCGGGTGCCGGTGGAGCGGCTCCAGGCTTTGGTGCCGTCGTCGTTGACGGTGGAGGAATTCGATGGGTCGGCATGGCTGGGTTTCGTGCCGTTTTCGATGTCGAGCATCCGGCCGCCGTGGTTTCCAGCCATACCCTGGCTGAGCGCCTTTCACGAGACGAACTTGCGAACGTATGTGACACACCCTGAGCACGGACCGGGCGTGTGGTTCTTTTCGCTGGAGGCGGCGCGGTATTTGGCGTGCTTGTTTGCGCGATTGGCGTTCCGATTGCCGTATTTTCACGCCTCGATGTCAGGAGATGCGTACCGGTATGAAGGGCGTCGGAGGGGGTTTCAGCTTTTGCCAAACCTACCTTTTTCGATGTCGGAGCTACAAAGCTATGCCGTGGAGGCGAGGCGGACGGGCGAGTGGCGCGAGGCGACGCCGGAGACGTTTGAGTTTTGGCTAGTGGAGCGATACCGGCTGTATTCGGGCGGGGAGGCTTTGACCACGGCGCAGGTTCACCACGAGCCTTACATGGTTGCCGATGGCGCGGTCGATAACCTTGAGATTGCGGGACTGGAGCCGCAGTTTGGGACGCTGGATTTTTCGAGCGTTTTGGTGGCGAAGACGCTTAACGTCCAGTGCTTTGCGCCGCAACGGGTTCGATCTTCTTAA
- a CDS encoding alpha-N-acetylgalactosaminidase, whose product MGSMTSQRARPKGSKSVAGLVVPPMERVRVAFIGVGARGSGHVSQLCNIDGVDIIAICDDHLPTLQRSVDNVVKHGRPTPLAFGKDKDDYKRMLERKDIDVVFIATPWEEHVRMAVDTMNSGKHVCCEVPIAYTLEDCWKLVDTAERTQRNCMMMENVCYGREELLVLNMVRKGVFGDLIHGEGAYIHDLRSQMFEIEHGTGSWRTYHYVKRNGNLYPTHGLGPIAQYMDINRGDAFDYMVSIGSMPLSREIYAQAKFPEGHERRSLKFKCGDMNTSVIKTKKGRTIMVQWDEQLPRPYSRLNFLQGTKGAWGGYPDRTGFEAHVGDGVEEWKEGGDLQPWYEQHEHPLFVRMGQEAKKNGGHGGMDFLMLWRIIYCYRNGLPLDQDVYDGCAWSVVGPLSEASVANRGRSMDFPDFTRGEWKTRAPLDNMSNA is encoded by the coding sequence ATGGGTTCGATGACGAGCCAACGGGCACGACCGAAGGGCTCCAAGTCGGTGGCGGGACTGGTTGTTCCGCCAATGGAGCGAGTTCGCGTGGCGTTCATTGGCGTGGGGGCTCGGGGTTCGGGCCACGTCAGCCAACTGTGCAACATCGACGGGGTCGACATCATCGCGATCTGCGACGACCATTTGCCGACGCTTCAGCGAAGCGTGGACAACGTGGTGAAGCATGGCCGTCCGACGCCGCTGGCTTTTGGCAAGGATAAAGACGACTACAAGAGGATGCTGGAGCGCAAGGACATCGACGTGGTGTTCATTGCGACGCCGTGGGAAGAGCACGTTCGGATGGCGGTCGATACGATGAACTCGGGCAAGCACGTTTGTTGCGAAGTTCCCATTGCGTACACGCTGGAGGACTGCTGGAAGCTGGTGGACACGGCAGAACGGACTCAGCGGAACTGCATGATGATGGAGAACGTGTGCTACGGCCGCGAGGAGCTGTTGGTGCTGAACATGGTGCGAAAGGGCGTGTTTGGCGACTTGATCCATGGAGAGGGGGCATACATTCACGATCTTCGGAGCCAGATGTTTGAGATCGAGCACGGGACGGGGTCGTGGCGAACGTACCATTACGTTAAGCGGAACGGGAATTTGTATCCGACGCACGGACTGGGGCCGATCGCGCAGTACATGGACATCAATCGGGGCGATGCGTTCGACTATATGGTGTCGATCGGGTCGATGCCGCTTAGCCGAGAGATTTATGCACAGGCGAAGTTCCCCGAGGGACACGAGCGGAGGTCGCTGAAGTTCAAGTGCGGCGACATGAACACGAGCGTGATCAAGACCAAGAAGGGGCGAACGATCATGGTTCAGTGGGACGAGCAGTTGCCACGGCCGTATTCGCGATTGAACTTTTTGCAGGGCACGAAGGGCGCGTGGGGTGGGTACCCCGACCGGACGGGCTTTGAGGCGCACGTCGGCGACGGCGTGGAGGAGTGGAAGGAAGGCGGCGACCTTCAGCCGTGGTACGAACAGCACGAGCATCCGCTTTTTGTGCGCATGGGTCAGGAGGCCAAGAAGAATGGCGGACACGGCGGCATGGACTTCTTGATGCTGTGGCGGATCATTTATTGCTACCGCAACGGGCTGCCGCTGGATCAGGACGTTTATGACGGTTGCGCGTGGTCGGTGGTTGGTCCGCTGAGCGAAGCATCGGTGGCGAACCGGGGTCGGTCGATGGACTTCCCGGACTTTACGAGAGGAGAGTGGAAGACTCGCGCTCCGCTCGACAATATGTCGAACGCGTAG
- a CDS encoding ATP-binding cassette domain-containing protein, with protein MARHRTHSQNVGGRQTCTRCTGGEQKIASLHPLILTTFSPLGSTDTRNDFPIRAALVRCQTFAVTDSPLTPLIRTEKLDVVLGGVPILTGIDFDILPGEVHAITGENGAGKSTLAKVIAGIYQPAGGSLFLDGQMISIKSPGDAIHRGIALIHQEPLIFPDLDVASNIFVGRLPKKGPIADHAEAARRTNEILTELGANFDAKAEVGRLSIAQQQMVELATAMSEDARVWIFDETTASLTPKEVAELFKIIRRLKEKGCAIAIVTHHLNQVFEIADRITVLRDGRKVAEKQTAEVDHRQLVNLMVGRDISHERMPRSNQPLPDPYLVLQDLTGPGYHNVSLNVRRTEIVGIAGLVGAGRTEVARSLFGITHATDGAILVDGQTVRVANPCHAQSIGFALVPEDRQKHALFPDLSIQFNTSANILRQSSKAGWINSKATKTKSLAILESFRTVFKHLEQPIRQLSGGNQQKTIIGRWLLAEPDFLILDEPTRGVDVGARREVHQFLRDQAESGKAVLVISSDLPELLTLTDRIYVMRQGTIVGEVQTESATEESLMALAFGGAA; from the coding sequence TTGGCTCGTCATCGAACCCATTCCCAAAACGTTGGTGGCCGCCAAACTTGCACCCGTTGCACCGGCGGCGAGCAGAAAATCGCGTCGCTTCACCCCCTCATTTTGACCACATTCAGTCCTTTAGGTTCAACTGACACGCGAAACGATTTTCCAATCCGGGCTGCACTGGTAAGATGTCAAACGTTTGCCGTGACGGACTCGCCGCTGACTCCCCTCATCAGAACCGAAAAGCTCGACGTCGTCTTGGGCGGTGTCCCTATCTTGACCGGCATCGATTTCGACATCCTTCCCGGTGAAGTCCACGCTATCACGGGCGAAAATGGCGCGGGTAAATCCACCCTTGCGAAAGTCATCGCCGGCATCTATCAGCCAGCGGGAGGAAGCCTCTTCCTCGACGGCCAAATGATCTCCATCAAGTCCCCTGGCGACGCCATCCACCGCGGCATCGCTCTCATCCACCAAGAACCGCTGATCTTCCCCGACCTCGACGTCGCCTCCAACATCTTCGTCGGACGCCTCCCCAAGAAAGGTCCCATCGCCGACCACGCCGAGGCCGCCCGTCGCACCAACGAAATCTTGACCGAACTCGGCGCGAACTTCGACGCCAAAGCCGAAGTCGGTCGCCTCTCCATCGCCCAACAGCAGATGGTCGAGCTCGCCACCGCCATGTCCGAAGACGCCCGCGTCTGGATTTTCGACGAAACCACCGCCTCTCTCACGCCCAAGGAGGTCGCCGAACTCTTCAAAATCATCCGCAGGTTGAAGGAAAAAGGCTGTGCCATCGCCATCGTCACCCACCACCTCAACCAGGTCTTCGAAATCGCCGACCGCATCACCGTGCTCCGCGATGGCCGCAAGGTTGCCGAGAAGCAAACCGCCGAAGTTGACCACCGCCAACTCGTCAACCTCATGGTCGGTCGCGACATCTCCCACGAGCGCATGCCGCGCTCGAACCAGCCGCTTCCCGACCCCTACCTTGTCCTCCAAGACCTCACCGGCCCCGGCTACCACAACGTCTCGCTGAACGTTCGCCGAACCGAAATCGTCGGTATCGCCGGCCTCGTCGGCGCGGGACGAACCGAGGTCGCCCGCTCGCTCTTCGGCATCACCCACGCCACCGATGGGGCAATTCTCGTCGATGGCCAAACTGTCCGCGTCGCCAACCCCTGCCACGCCCAAAGCATCGGTTTCGCGCTCGTCCCCGAAGACCGCCAAAAGCACGCCCTCTTCCCCGACCTCAGCATCCAATTCAATACCTCGGCCAACATCTTGCGCCAATCCTCCAAAGCCGGTTGGATCAATTCCAAAGCCACCAAAACCAAGTCGCTGGCCATCCTCGAATCCTTCCGCACCGTCTTCAAACACCTCGAACAGCCCATCCGCCAACTCTCCGGCGGCAACCAGCAAAAGACCATCATCGGCCGTTGGCTCCTCGCTGAACCCGACTTTCTCATCCTCGATGAGCCCACCCGCGGCGTCGATGTCGGCGCTCGCCGAGAAGTCCACCAGTTCCTGCGCGACCAAGCCGAATCCGGCAAGGCCGTTCTCGTCATCTCCAGCGATCTCCCCGAGCTTCTCACCCTCACCGACCGCATCTACGTGATGCGCCAGGGCACCATCGTCGGCGAGGTCCAAACCGAAAGCGCCACCGAGGAATCGCTGATGGCCCTCGCCTTCGGAGGGGCCGCATGA
- a CDS encoding ABC transporter permease, giving the protein MKREFGLVIVLIVLFGVCHWAQPRFTDPRNLNSILLWMPLLLVAAVGQFPVIVARGIDISIGSILGLSAISVGVLLKSNPHLPVPALFVIGALVGLLLGCLNGLVIAFGKVPAVVATIGTLTAFRGLTFVLSQGEQVNSTAVPDSLTKLASKGIDIGQVTLSWLLVIGLLVAAIAWFAARYLQFYRDIFAYGSNPDAAYLRGISPKTVQMIGYGASGLLSGVAGTMYLARFGTANPGSVGSGFELIVIAAVAIGGVKITGGSGSIPGVILGCLLLASINVALVVLGIDANWQTLVYGATILIALIIDTLSNRRRALA; this is encoded by the coding sequence ATGAAGCGCGAATTCGGGCTCGTCATCGTCCTCATCGTCCTCTTCGGCGTCTGTCACTGGGCCCAGCCCCGCTTCACCGACCCGCGAAACCTCAACAGCATCCTCCTCTGGATGCCCCTCCTCCTTGTCGCCGCCGTCGGACAATTTCCTGTCATCGTCGCTCGCGGCATCGACATCTCCATCGGCTCCATCCTCGGACTCTCTGCGATCTCGGTCGGCGTCCTCCTGAAGTCCAATCCCCACCTACCAGTGCCTGCGCTCTTCGTCATTGGAGCCCTGGTCGGTCTGCTTCTCGGTTGCCTCAACGGCCTCGTCATCGCCTTCGGTAAGGTGCCCGCCGTTGTCGCCACCATCGGCACCCTCACTGCCTTTCGCGGACTGACGTTTGTCCTCAGTCAAGGCGAGCAGGTCAACTCGACCGCCGTCCCCGACTCGCTTACCAAGCTCGCCAGCAAAGGCATCGACATCGGCCAGGTCACCCTCTCGTGGCTCCTCGTCATCGGCCTCCTCGTCGCCGCCATCGCCTGGTTCGCCGCCCGATACCTCCAGTTCTATCGCGACATCTTCGCCTACGGAAGCAACCCCGATGCCGCCTACCTTCGCGGCATCTCGCCCAAGACCGTTCAAATGATCGGCTACGGCGCGTCCGGTCTCCTCTCCGGCGTCGCGGGCACGATGTACCTTGCCCGATTTGGCACCGCCAATCCCGGCTCGGTCGGCTCCGGTTTCGAACTCATCGTCATCGCCGCCGTCGCCATCGGCGGGGTCAAAATCACCGGTGGCTCCGGCTCCATCCCCGGCGTCATTCTCGGCTGTCTCCTCCTTGCCTCCATCAATGTCGCCCTTGTCGTCCTCGGCATCGACGCCAACTGGCAAACCCTCGTCTACGGCGCGACCATCCTCATCGCTCTCATCATCGACACCCTTTCGAACCGGAGGCGAGCCCTCGCATGA
- a CDS encoding substrate-binding domain-containing protein: MIRIAPNFILAASVLAALFVAGCNGGSSTESSSASTSTSGGGGSKLKVVFIPKDAANPYFKQVDAGLQDAAKEFGFDYQQQGPATADATSQLTIIKDQIQRHVDVIVLSANSPDALNEALDDARAKGIVVVTVDADLTGNESHRDVGILPTSPEKIGQGQVELLGKEMNYQGDFAILSATTDAPNQNAWIAIMKKTLEDPKYAKMKLVDTVYGNDEAQKSSTEMEGLLTKYPNLKGVVSPTSVGFAAAAQVLENSGMYPGGAKAVNGGIYLTGLSTPNQLKKFVQNGTITAFQLWQPKDMGYLAGYLGTAAKEKKIELKFGAEVTGPKGDKLKLDDKGVVFAGDLLTFDKSNIDKYDY; encoded by the coding sequence ATGATCCGTATTGCTCCCAATTTCATCCTAGCCGCCTCGGTTTTGGCCGCCCTCTTCGTCGCCGGCTGTAACGGTGGCTCCTCGACCGAGTCTTCGTCTGCCTCAACCAGCACCAGCGGTGGTGGAGGATCGAAGTTGAAAGTGGTCTTTATTCCCAAGGATGCCGCCAACCCCTACTTCAAGCAGGTTGATGCCGGTCTCCAAGACGCCGCAAAAGAATTCGGCTTTGACTATCAACAGCAGGGCCCCGCGACCGCCGACGCAACTTCCCAGCTAACCATTATCAAAGACCAGATTCAGCGCCACGTTGACGTCATCGTGCTCTCTGCCAACAGCCCAGATGCTCTCAACGAAGCCCTCGACGATGCCCGCGCGAAAGGCATTGTCGTAGTCACCGTCGACGCCGACCTGACCGGCAATGAGTCCCACCGCGACGTCGGCATTCTCCCCACTTCTCCCGAAAAGATTGGTCAAGGTCAGGTCGAACTCCTCGGCAAGGAGATGAACTACCAAGGCGATTTCGCCATCCTCAGCGCCACCACCGATGCCCCGAACCAGAACGCCTGGATCGCCATCATGAAGAAGACCCTCGAGGATCCCAAGTACGCCAAGATGAAGCTCGTTGACACCGTTTACGGCAACGACGAAGCCCAAAAGTCATCCACCGAAATGGAAGGTCTGCTCACCAAGTACCCGAACCTCAAAGGCGTCGTCTCTCCCACCTCGGTCGGCTTCGCCGCCGCCGCCCAAGTCCTCGAAAACTCGGGCATGTATCCGGGCGGGGCCAAGGCTGTTAACGGTGGCATTTACCTAACGGGCCTTAGTACGCCAAATCAGCTAAAGAAATTTGTCCAAAATGGGACCATCACCGCCTTCCAGCTTTGGCAACCCAAGGACATGGGCTACCTTGCTGGCTACCTCGGTACCGCCGCCAAAGAAAAGAAGATCGAACTCAAGTTCGGCGCGGAAGTAACCGGACCCAAGGGCGACAAACTCAAGCTCGACGACAAGGGTGTCGTTTTCGCCGGTGACCTTCTCACCTTCGACAAATCCAACATCGACAAATACGACTACTGA
- a CDS encoding bifunctional rhamnulose-1-phosphate aldolase/short-chain dehydrogenase gives MPNPNSIIASLWDASAAPTDPLDLLVYASNLLGSDPRITNFGGGNTSSKVTATDPLTGEPVEVLWVKGSGGDLGSAKRGNFASLYQSSVLRLEQIVKDRGLHEDDVVGLYRHCIFDLNPSAPSIDTPLHAFVPYAAVSHMHSDSVIAIAASENCEDLTKQAFGGEMGFLPWKRPGFDLGLMLRDVIASNPGIKGAMMQSHGFICWADTWQECYELTLKFINQATEFIEKNTKNATPFGQLGSPTTDVQLSDLLPILRGKVAFNGKKLIASVDQSPEVLEYLSGSEMARLAQLGTSCPDHFLRTKIRPLVLTPTLDEAEIEAAFAAFRADYEAYYNRCRLDDSPAMRNPNPSIVLLPGLGMVSFGKNAQEASVTGAFYKNAIAVMRGAERVSKYVALPEQEAFNIEYWQLEEAKLKRMPPEKEMSGQIAVVTGGASGIGKATARKMIGLGAHVAILDINEDGLAKTAAELQALATSKNVIIGIRCDVTSADSIRDACAKVVATYGGLDVVVANAGNARRGSVADTSPADYELLSSLLMKGYFDTLGEAIKIMLLQKTGGSCVVVGSKNGVAAGNNAALYSAAKAFELHLMRVTASDFAKHGIRCNAINPDGVVTDSAIWSAEWKEQTAKALGIKPEELVEHYAKRSLLGTVVTPDDCAEAICWLGSDARSSRTTGCVITVDGGNKEGFLR, from the coding sequence ATGCCAAATCCGAACTCGATCATCGCCAGCCTTTGGGATGCCTCCGCGGCTCCCACCGACCCGCTCGACCTCCTGGTCTATGCGTCCAACCTGCTAGGTTCCGACCCCCGAATCACCAACTTTGGGGGCGGCAACACCTCGTCCAAGGTGACCGCAACCGACCCGCTGACGGGTGAACCGGTCGAGGTTCTATGGGTCAAAGGCTCCGGCGGTGACCTCGGTTCGGCTAAGCGCGGCAACTTCGCCTCGCTCTACCAGTCGTCCGTCCTGCGGCTCGAACAGATCGTGAAGGATCGCGGACTCCACGAGGACGATGTCGTCGGCCTCTACCGCCACTGCATTTTCGACCTCAACCCCTCGGCCCCGTCCATCGATACACCGCTCCATGCGTTCGTGCCCTACGCCGCCGTATCCCACATGCACTCCGATTCGGTCATCGCGATCGCCGCATCCGAGAACTGCGAGGATCTGACGAAGCAAGCCTTCGGAGGCGAAATGGGCTTCCTGCCGTGGAAGCGCCCGGGCTTCGACCTCGGTCTCATGCTGCGCGACGTCATCGCCTCCAACCCCGGCATCAAAGGCGCGATGATGCAGTCCCACGGCTTCATCTGCTGGGCCGACACGTGGCAGGAGTGCTACGAACTCACCCTCAAATTCATCAACCAGGCCACCGAGTTCATCGAGAAAAACACCAAGAACGCGACGCCCTTCGGCCAGCTTGGCTCTCCGACCACTGACGTCCAACTCTCCGACCTGCTTCCGATTCTCCGCGGAAAGGTCGCATTCAATGGCAAGAAGCTCATCGCCTCCGTCGATCAGTCACCCGAGGTCCTCGAATACCTTTCCGGCTCCGAAATGGCGCGCCTAGCCCAACTCGGAACCTCGTGTCCCGACCACTTTCTTCGTACCAAAATCCGCCCTCTCGTGCTCACTCCCACACTGGATGAAGCCGAGATCGAAGCCGCCTTCGCCGCCTTCCGCGCCGACTACGAGGCCTACTACAATCGGTGCCGTCTCGACGACTCACCCGCGATGCGCAACCCGAATCCCAGCATCGTCCTCCTTCCCGGCCTCGGCATGGTCAGCTTTGGCAAAAACGCCCAAGAGGCGAGTGTCACCGGCGCGTTTTACAAAAACGCCATCGCCGTCATGCGCGGTGCCGAGCGGGTCAGCAAGTACGTCGCCCTCCCCGAGCAGGAGGCCTTCAACATCGAATACTGGCAGCTAGAAGAAGCCAAGCTCAAGCGCATGCCGCCCGAAAAGGAAATGTCGGGCCAAATCGCCGTCGTCACGGGTGGCGCGTCGGGCATCGGCAAAGCCACCGCCCGCAAGATGATCGGCCTGGGCGCTCACGTCGCCATCCTCGACATCAACGAAGACGGCCTCGCCAAAACCGCCGCCGAGCTACAAGCCTTGGCAACGTCCAAAAACGTCATCATCGGAATCCGATGTGATGTCACTAGCGCTGATTCTATCCGCGATGCCTGCGCCAAAGTCGTCGCGACCTACGGCGGCCTCGATGTCGTCGTCGCCAACGCAGGTAATGCCCGCCGAGGCTCGGTCGCCGACACATCGCCTGCCGACTACGAACTCCTCAGCAGTCTCCTCATGAAGGGTTATTTCGACACCCTCGGCGAGGCGATCAAGATCATGCTCCTGCAAAAAACCGGCGGGTCGTGCGTCGTCGTTGGCTCCAAAAATGGCGTGGCTGCGGGTAACAACGCCGCGCTTTACTCCGCCGCAAAAGCCTTCGAACTACACCTCATGCGCGTCACCGCGTCCGACTTCGCTAAGCACGGAATCCGGTGCAACGCGATCAACCCCGACGGCGTGGTCACCGACTCCGCTATCTGGTCCGCCGAGTGGAAGGAGCAGACCGCCAAAGCCCTCGGCATTAAGCCTGAAGAACTGGTCGAGCACTACGCCAAGCGGTCCCTCTTGGGCACCGTCGTCACCCCCGACGATTGCGCCGAAGCCATCTGCTGGCTCGGAAGCGACGCTCGCAGTAGCCGCACCACCGGGTGCGTCATCACCGTCGACGGCGGCAACAAGGAGGGCTTCCTACGGTAG
- a CDS encoding (Fe-S)-binding protein — MMLTCLCDAFYGGVGIATVKVLEHVGCKVHFDERQSCCGQPPFNAGDWKHAREIARHCQSILFRDGQVVVTPSASCAAMVREGYHLLFSDEGPPMAFELSEFLTKEKGIMEWKTTIPYKKRIAFHRACHGRAIGLTSQAEKLIASIPGVELVPIDNAEQCCGFGGAFCVGEPHLSTQIGQAKIDTLLAAKPDEIVSGDMGCLMHLGGMLKRADNPISIRHYSEILAETIPC, encoded by the coding sequence TTGATGCTGACCTGCCTCTGCGACGCCTTCTACGGCGGCGTGGGCATCGCCACCGTCAAGGTCCTGGAGCACGTCGGCTGTAAGGTTCATTTCGACGAGCGGCAGTCCTGCTGTGGACAGCCACCCTTCAACGCGGGTGACTGGAAGCATGCCCGCGAAATCGCCCGGCATTGCCAAAGCATCCTCTTCCGCGACGGCCAAGTCGTCGTTACTCCCAGCGCCTCATGCGCCGCCATGGTCCGCGAAGGGTATCACCTCCTCTTTTCCGACGAGGGTCCGCCGATGGCCTTTGAATTGTCCGAGTTTCTTACCAAGGAGAAAGGAATAATGGAATGGAAAACCACCATTCCGTACAAGAAACGGATCGCCTTCCATCGAGCGTGTCACGGCCGCGCCATCGGACTCACGAGCCAAGCCGAAAAGCTCATTGCCTCCATCCCCGGCGTCGAACTCGTCCCCATCGATAACGCGGAGCAGTGCTGTGGCTTCGGCGGAGCCTTTTGCGTCGGTGAACCTCACCTCTCAACCCAGATCGGACAGGCGAAGATCGACACGCTTCTTGCCGCTAAACCCGACGAAATCGTAAGCGGCGATATGGGATGCCTGATGCACCTCGGCGGAATGCTCAAACGCGCCGACAACCCCATCTCCATCCGCCACTATTCAGAGATTTTAGCGGAGACAATTCCATGCTAA